A part of Synechococcus sp. KORDI-49 genomic DNA contains:
- the rsmI gene encoding 16S rRNA (cytidine(1402)-2'-O)-methyltransferase codes for MQQQEPAAGTLYLVGTPIGHLGDLSPRARDLLAAVDVIACEDTRHSGQLLSGLAARGRRLSFHQHNIRTRLPQLMELLAEPLSLAVISDAGLPGISDPGEELVAEARRRGHEVICIPGPCAATTALVSSGLPSDRFCFEGFLPAKGRERRERVARIAGESRTSVIYEAPHRLLTLLKELEQHCGAERPLQVARELTKRHEQQVGPSVGAALEHFRQTTPQGECTVVLGGAPVAVDPEPDDTELQQRLQIKIQAGSSASEAARQLAAETGLPKRRLYTLLHQEGSQAD; via the coding sequence ATGCAGCAACAGGAGCCGGCCGCCGGAACGCTCTATCTGGTGGGTACACCGATCGGCCATCTCGGAGACCTCTCACCACGGGCACGCGACCTCCTGGCTGCCGTCGACGTGATCGCCTGCGAGGACACCCGCCACAGCGGTCAGCTCCTCAGCGGTCTTGCGGCTCGCGGCCGCCGTCTGTCGTTTCATCAGCACAACATCCGCACACGATTGCCACAGCTGATGGAGTTGCTGGCTGAACCGCTGAGTCTTGCGGTGATCAGCGACGCCGGACTTCCCGGAATCAGCGACCCTGGGGAAGAGCTTGTGGCGGAAGCACGCCGCCGCGGACATGAAGTGATCTGCATTCCAGGGCCCTGTGCCGCCACAACGGCTCTGGTCAGCAGTGGGCTGCCCAGCGACCGGTTCTGCTTCGAAGGCTTCCTGCCCGCCAAGGGCCGGGAACGCCGCGAGCGCGTGGCCCGGATCGCCGGCGAATCACGCACCAGCGTGATCTACGAAGCACCCCATCGATTGCTCACCCTGCTGAAGGAACTTGAACAGCACTGCGGTGCGGAGCGGCCTCTGCAGGTGGCCAGGGAGTTGACCAAACGCCATGAACAGCAGGTGGGCCCCAGCGTGGGGGCTGCACTGGAACACTTCCGTCAGACCACTCCACAAGGCGAATGCACCGTGGTACTGGGCGGGGCTCCGGTTGCTGTCGATCCGGAACCGGACGACACGGAGCTGCAGCAACGCCTTCAGATCAAGATCCAGGCCGGCTCCAGCGCCAGTGAGGCAGCACGCCAGCTCGCCGCGGAAACCGGGCTGCCCAAACGTCGTCTATACACCCTGCTGCATCAAGAGGGCTCCCAGGCAGACTGA
- a CDS encoding 3'(2'),5'-bisphosphate nucleotidase CysQ — protein MPSPAVLPAGVDLDGLLTELRRLSWGSADILRAYARGEQPPYGFPSALSVEDGGEGPVSAADLAVNRWLLDGLAESFPDVDWTLLSEETAKEQLTQGQPLPGEWLWILDPLDGTKDFLKGTGEYAVHLALVRGRRPVLGVVLLPEADELWIGVVGEGAWCEDRQGGRSPVRFSERSDLADLILVASRSHRDDRLEQLIAALELGGSKAVGSVGCKVATILRGETDLYVSLSGRSAPKDWDMAAPEAVLLAAGGRFTHADLTDLTYNTGDVRQAGCLIASHGKAHVALGERATRAMAEIDPGFAV, from the coding sequence ATGCCCAGCCCAGCTGTTCTTCCCGCCGGTGTCGACCTGGATGGTCTGCTGACGGAACTTCGGAGGCTCAGCTGGGGGTCGGCCGACATCCTCCGGGCCTATGCCCGTGGTGAACAGCCCCCCTATGGCTTCCCATCCGCTCTCAGCGTGGAGGACGGCGGCGAGGGACCGGTTTCAGCAGCGGACCTGGCGGTGAACCGTTGGCTGCTGGATGGCTTGGCCGAGTCCTTCCCGGATGTCGACTGGACGCTCCTCAGTGAGGAGACCGCCAAGGAGCAGCTCACGCAGGGGCAGCCTTTACCTGGTGAGTGGCTGTGGATCCTCGATCCACTTGATGGCACCAAGGATTTTCTGAAGGGCACCGGTGAATACGCCGTGCATTTGGCTCTGGTTCGTGGTCGGAGGCCGGTGCTCGGTGTGGTGCTGCTGCCGGAGGCCGATGAGCTCTGGATCGGTGTGGTGGGAGAGGGGGCCTGGTGTGAAGACCGTCAGGGTGGTCGCTCTCCCGTGCGCTTCAGTGAGCGCTCCGACCTGGCGGATCTGATCCTCGTGGCCAGTCGCAGCCATCGGGATGACCGCCTGGAGCAGTTGATTGCCGCTCTGGAACTCGGCGGTTCGAAAGCCGTGGGAAGCGTCGGCTGCAAAGTGGCCACGATCCTGCGTGGGGAGACCGACCTCTATGTGTCGCTCTCCGGCCGCAGTGCCCCCAAGGACTGGGATATGGCGGCGCCGGAGGCCGTGCTGCTGGCGGCCGGCGGACGCTTCACCCATGCGGATCTGACCGATCTCACGTACAACACCGGCGACGTGCGTCAGGCCGGTTGTCTCATCGCCAGCCATGGGAAAGCCCACGTCGCGCTCGGTGAACGGGCGACGCGGGCCATGGCGGAGATTGATCCCGGCTTTGCGGTCTGA